A portion of the Candidatus Uhrbacteria bacterium genome contains these proteins:
- a CDS encoding ComF family protein, which yields MWQWFLEGLFPRLCVRCGKEGADVCPTCFATVFENAPRLACPVCNTYSSIGARCGSCKGALDGLLFCASYADPVVRGLIERWKFSFARTVEESLAQLFSRAPLDRALAGDDWVVVPIPLHAKRKRWRGFNQAEWVARQVGTRLRLPVVQALARTRATTQQARRSAEQKKRGDLSGVFEAAQPVTGRVILCDDVYTSGATMEAAASALKQAGATSVWGVAIARS from the coding sequence ATGTGGCAATGGTTTCTTGAGGGGTTGTTTCCGCGTCTGTGCGTGCGCTGTGGCAAGGAGGGAGCCGATGTATGCCCGACGTGCTTTGCTACGGTTTTTGAAAATGCGCCGCGGTTGGCGTGCCCCGTGTGCAACACATACTCCTCGATTGGTGCGCGGTGTGGTTCGTGCAAAGGGGCCCTCGACGGGCTTTTATTTTGTGCATCCTACGCGGATCCTGTGGTGCGCGGTCTTATTGAGCGCTGGAAGTTTTCGTTTGCGCGCACCGTTGAAGAATCTCTGGCACAACTTTTTTCGCGTGCCCCACTGGATCGAGCGCTGGCCGGTGACGACTGGGTAGTGGTTCCTATTCCGCTCCACGCAAAACGCAAACGCTGGCGCGGGTTCAATCAAGCAGAGTGGGTGGCACGACAGGTGGGGACGCGTCTGCGGCTTCCCGTGGTTCAGGCGCTTGCGCGCACGCGTGCGACAACGCAACAAGCACGCCGCTCCGCTGAACAAAAAAAGAGAGGGGACCTCTCTGGCGTATTTGAGGCCGCACAACCCGTCACCGGCCGGGTGATTCTCTGTGATGATGTTTACACCTCTGGCGCCACGATGGAAGCTGCTGCCTCGGCCCTCAAACAGGCCGGCGCTACATCCGTCTGGGGTGTCGCCATTGCACGGAGTTAG
- a CDS encoding GIY-YIG nuclease family protein — protein sequence MPIVYVLLSDKTGRHYTGSSRDDNVDGRLKRHNTGLVQSTKHGRPWRVVLTQMYDTYREARKQELFLKSGVGREKLREFFNDPKHGEVPERLKGAVC from the coding sequence ATGCCCATCGTCTACGTCCTATTAAGCGATAAAACAGGCAGGCATTATACGGGGTCTTCTCGTGACGATAACGTGGACGGTCGTCTCAAGAGGCATAATACTGGCCTTGTTCAATCCACAAAGCATGGTAGGCCTTGGCGTGTTGTACTCACGCAGATGTACGATACGTACCGTGAGGCAAGAAAGCAGGAATTGTTTCTCAAATCTGGTGTGGGTCGTGAGAAATTGAGAGAGTTCTTTAATGATCCAAAACACGGAGAGGTGCCCGAGCGGCTGAAGGGAGCAGTTTGCTAA
- a CDS encoding non-canonical purine NTP pyrophosphatase, with protein sequence MSITFVTGNQDKADYLARYLGMPLEHTKLTLEEIQSLDLQKIVEHKARQAYTQLQRPVIVEDNSVEFDALGGLPGPFIKFFVDHVPLEVICGMIHGQSRGATARTVMGYFNGTGLRLFETSLRGSIAQVPAGANSFGWDKIFIPDGYTITRAQMDDADYQTTYLKIKPLAQVKEFLLEG encoded by the coding sequence GTGTCTATCACTTTCGTTACGGGAAATCAGGACAAAGCGGATTATCTTGCGCGGTACTTGGGTATGCCGCTTGAACATACAAAACTTACGCTTGAAGAAATCCAATCACTTGATTTACAAAAAATTGTCGAACACAAGGCGCGACAAGCATACACACAACTACAACGACCAGTAATCGTAGAGGACAACTCTGTAGAATTCGACGCCCTCGGTGGACTCCCGGGCCCGTTTATCAAGTTTTTTGTAGACCACGTCCCACTTGAAGTCATCTGTGGAATGATACATGGCCAATCCCGTGGCGCAACCGCACGCACAGTTATGGGGTACTTCAACGGGACAGGACTGCGTCTTTTTGAAACGTCCTTGCGTGGATCAATCGCACAGGTGCCTGCTGGCGCAAACAGTTTTGGCTGGGACAAGATTTTTATTCCAGACGGCTACACCATCACCCGTGCGCAGATGGACGACGCGGACTATCAGACAACGTATCTCAAAATTAAACCCCTTGCACAAGTAAAGGAATTTCTTTTAGAGGGGTAA
- a CDS encoding ABC transporter substrate-binding protein, translating to MSSATKVLLSFILGVIVGWAGFAAYGNNAAPLDEEGGEERADIEASEPITLGFIGPLTGDAASLGLASRAAVELAVEDVNQDGGVNGHRLEVIYEDGQCNPTAGTNAAAKLMNVDKVPLIIGGLCSSETSAFGPAAMQNKTVVLSYCSSAPSLSDLGKYFFRDYPSDLGQGKVAAEYAFEKLKAQNVAVLFHDTAWGTGLRDVFKGRFEELGGKIVSVDGAPQDSRDYRTVLTKIKNSAPDVIYFAGYPEGSIAALKQANELGITTQFLGGDAWDDPKLHTEVSGKGSYRYVVPVANFPEDFKSRLLGKTGGEQVPICAPQAYDAVKVATEVLKAVGTDPDKIEQAMRKVNYYGVSGQIAFDEKGDLTSGSYAIREVRGGSSVEVSE from the coding sequence ATGTCATCAGCAACCAAGGTACTGTTGAGTTTCATCCTTGGGGTCATTGTGGGCTGGGCAGGCTTCGCGGCCTACGGCAACAATGCAGCTCCATTGGACGAGGAGGGTGGGGAGGAACGGGCGGATATCGAGGCTTCCGAGCCGATTACGCTCGGCTTTATTGGCCCTCTCACTGGGGATGCGGCGTCGCTGGGGCTCGCCTCGCGCGCGGCCGTAGAGCTGGCGGTGGAGGACGTCAACCAGGACGGAGGAGTGAACGGACACCGCTTGGAGGTCATTTATGAAGACGGTCAATGCAACCCAACCGCGGGGACCAACGCGGCGGCGAAGCTCATGAACGTGGACAAGGTACCACTCATCATCGGTGGCTTGTGCTCCAGCGAGACGTCGGCCTTTGGCCCGGCAGCCATGCAGAACAAGACGGTAGTACTTTCGTACTGCTCGTCCGCGCCGTCTCTGTCGGATCTCGGAAAGTATTTCTTCCGCGACTATCCGTCTGACTTGGGACAAGGAAAGGTGGCGGCAGAGTATGCCTTCGAAAAACTCAAAGCCCAGAACGTTGCTGTTTTGTTCCACGACACAGCGTGGGGAACAGGACTTCGGGACGTGTTCAAGGGGCGCTTTGAAGAACTTGGCGGAAAAATCGTAAGCGTGGACGGAGCGCCGCAAGATTCGCGTGACTACCGCACTGTGCTCACCAAGATTAAGAACTCCGCGCCTGATGTCATTTACTTTGCCGGCTATCCGGAGGGCAGCATCGCGGCCTTGAAGCAAGCGAACGAGCTTGGGATTACTACACAGTTCCTCGGCGGGGATGCATGGGACGACCCGAAGCTGCACACAGAAGTGAGCGGAAAGGGATCCTATCGCTATGTCGTGCCTGTGGCGAACTTCCCTGAAGATTTCAAGAGTCGGTTGCTTGGAAAGACGGGCGGCGAGCAAGTGCCGATCTGCGCCCCGCAGGCTTATGATGCGGTGAAAGTTGCCACGGAAGTGCTGAAGGCCGTTGGTACGGATCCAGATAAGATTGAGCAAGCAATGCGCAAAGTGAATTACTACGGCGTCTCCGGCCAGATTGCTTTCGACGAAAAAGGAGATTTGACGAGCGGCTCGTATGCGATCCGCGAAGTGAGGGGGGGAAGTTCCGTCGAGGTAAGCGAATAG
- a CDS encoding branched-chain amino acid ABC transporter permease has protein sequence MISPMAVFFQLLANGLVAAALYGISAIGFGLVIRTGKFFNLAHGAFAVIGAYTAFAFVRLGLPFGWTVLLSLTAAVISGALSYALVILPLRRRSASSLVLLIATLGVFTFVPPMLAIAFGSEYYLLHIPLFFSRVVSLAGAAVTLWQITFMLIFVLLIVGTALFLRYTAFGKAVRAVSDDEEVSKIIGINTDRVVFVVILFAAFTAGLAGLFKAGDLGLEPTMGFTLLLETLIVAVVGGMYRLGGTVMGALVLGLAESFGVWFVPNEWKEAISFGILILFLLIRPQGILSR, from the coding sequence ATGATTTCGCCCATGGCTGTCTTTTTCCAACTCCTTGCAAACGGTCTTGTGGCCGCCGCGCTTTATGGCATTTCCGCCATTGGGTTTGGACTCGTCATCCGTACGGGGAAGTTTTTCAATTTGGCTCATGGAGCCTTTGCGGTCATCGGTGCCTACACGGCGTTTGCGTTCGTCCGTCTCGGTTTGCCGTTTGGGTGGACGGTACTCCTTTCGCTTACCGCCGCCGTTATCTCTGGCGCGCTGAGTTATGCGCTTGTTATTTTACCTTTGCGGCGCCGGTCGGCTTCTTCGCTTGTCCTTCTTATCGCTACGCTTGGCGTTTTCACGTTTGTTCCCCCGATGCTTGCCATCGCCTTTGGCAGTGAATACTATTTGCTCCACATCCCGCTGTTCTTTTCCCGCGTCGTCTCTCTTGCCGGTGCGGCTGTCACTCTGTGGCAGATCACCTTCATGTTGATTTTCGTGCTCCTTATTGTTGGGACCGCGCTTTTTCTTCGCTATACGGCCTTTGGAAAAGCTGTGCGCGCCGTAAGCGACGATGAAGAGGTTTCAAAGATCATCGGCATTAACACAGATCGTGTCGTTTTCGTGGTCATTCTTTTCGCGGCTTTTACCGCGGGACTCGCTGGTCTTTTCAAGGCGGGCGACCTGGGACTTGAGCCCACCATGGGGTTCACTCTCTTGCTTGAGACTCTCATTGTGGCCGTGGTGGGCGGGATGTACCGGCTTGGGGGAACCGTCATGGGAGCGCTTGTCCTCGGACTCGCGGAAAGTTTTGGTGTGTGGTTTGTGCCGAACGAATGGAAAGAGGCGATCTCGTTTGGGATTTTGATTCTCTTTTTACTGATCCGGCCGCAGGGGATTCTCTCACGTTGA
- a CDS encoding branched-chain amino acid ABC transporter permease — protein sequence MEYALHLFIFSGISVILALALNAVVGFNGFLSLASPAFYGIGAYAAAIFLKDYHIPFFFALLLAMIVTAVPAAGIGLVLSRLKEDYYMLASLGFASIAHRTFVNWRSVTNGSLGFAGVPRVGDIGEVALWTLGAIVVVWGLLHLLMRSSFGRILRAIREDELVTATFGIKTAYFKLAIFVISAMFMALGGAIYATYLTYVDPAAFHPAVAILLLAMVVVGGLASLPGAVLGAVVLNLLPELLRFFGFPPSVIGQVRLALYGLVLTLLMLYRPRGFMGAYKL from the coding sequence ATGGAGTACGCACTTCATCTTTTCATATTTTCTGGCATCTCCGTCATTTTGGCACTTGCGCTCAACGCGGTGGTTGGGTTTAACGGTTTCCTCTCGCTTGCCTCACCGGCCTTTTACGGTATCGGGGCCTATGCCGCGGCTATTTTTCTGAAGGACTATCACATCCCGTTTTTCTTTGCGCTTCTTCTTGCGATGATCGTCACGGCCGTACCCGCTGCGGGGATCGGACTTGTGCTCTCTCGCCTGAAGGAAGATTACTACATGCTCGCTTCGCTTGGATTTGCGTCTATTGCGCACCGGACGTTTGTGAACTGGCGATCCGTGACGAATGGATCGCTTGGATTTGCCGGCGTGCCGCGCGTTGGCGACATCGGTGAAGTAGCCTTGTGGACGCTTGGAGCGATCGTGGTGGTGTGGGGACTTCTTCATCTGCTTATGCGTTCGTCGTTTGGGAGAATCTTGCGCGCCATTCGGGAGGATGAACTTGTGACGGCGACTTTTGGCATCAAGACGGCCTACTTCAAATTAGCGATCTTCGTTATCTCTGCCATGTTTATGGCCCTCGGTGGCGCTATCTACGCCACGTATCTTACCTATGTTGATCCGGCCGCTTTTCATCCCGCTGTGGCGATCCTCTTGTTGGCGATGGTCGTCGTGGGGGGGCTTGCCAGTCTTCCCGGCGCGGTGCTTGGCGCAGTAGTGCTGAATCTTCTGCCGGAGCTTCTGCGATTTTTCGGATTCCCTCCGTCCGTGATCGGACAAGTGCGTTTGGCGCTTTACGGACTCGTCCTCACGCTTCTTATGCTCTATCGCCCCCGAGGATTTATGGGTGCGTACAAGCTCTAG
- a CDS encoding ABC transporter ATP-binding protein, protein MFAIETKNLSKHFGGVYAVDRLSVSVGKGAITSIVGPNGSGKTTLTHLLSGVLPWDEGTVIFGGKELKRLAPHAGRELGVARTFQHVRLFEQMSVYENLTLVLAKRTVLASIFEQKGSGLQDRAKELLLRVGLWEKRDAPAGELSYGQRKLLEVARVLGARARIILFDEPFAGLFPGMVEMLCDVMREMRGSGCSVVLIEHNMKIIRELSDEVFVMDAGKLLACGKPAEVLARKDVREAYLGV, encoded by the coding sequence ATGTTTGCGATCGAAACAAAAAATCTCTCAAAACATTTCGGCGGCGTGTATGCAGTTGATCGTCTTTCGGTTTCAGTAGGGAAGGGGGCGATCACGAGTATTGTAGGGCCCAATGGGTCAGGGAAGACCACGCTCACGCACCTTCTTTCTGGGGTCTTGCCGTGGGATGAAGGTACGGTGATCTTTGGTGGAAAAGAACTCAAGCGCTTGGCGCCCCACGCGGGGCGCGAACTCGGTGTGGCGCGTACCTTCCAGCACGTTCGCCTCTTTGAACAAATGAGCGTCTACGAAAATTTGACTCTTGTTTTGGCAAAACGCACCGTTCTTGCCTCTATCTTTGAGCAAAAGGGGAGTGGGCTGCAGGACAGAGCGAAAGAACTTCTTTTGCGCGTCGGTCTGTGGGAAAAACGCGATGCGCCAGCTGGAGAGCTTTCGTATGGGCAGCGCAAACTTTTGGAAGTGGCCCGCGTGCTTGGCGCACGAGCTCGCATTATTCTTTTCGATGAACCCTTTGCCGGACTCTTTCCCGGAATGGTCGAGATGCTCTGTGACGTTATGAGGGAGATGCGTGGGTCAGGGTGTTCTGTTGTGTTGATCGAACACAACATGAAAATCATCCGTGAGCTCTCCGACGAAGTTTTCGTGATGGATGCCGGAAAACTTCTTGCATGCGGGAAACCGGCGGAGGTCCTTGCCCGCAAGGATGTACGCGAAGCGTATCTTGGCGTATGA
- a CDS encoding ABC transporter ATP-binding protein, translated as MNGSTLQLEKISVYYGGVRALHDVSLKVDEGETVALLGPNGAGKSTVLKAMFGLVQMSSGRMLWQGSTLRPIPHEVVHKGIAFVPQGRRVFAHLSVEENLDIGAWIVTDKTERERRSEEVMQTFPALRAKRRAVAGTLSGGQQQMLAIARGLMTDPKILLLDEPSLGLAPKIVREVFAAIGSIHERHKTAVVIVEHNIPSLLPIVDRAYVLDRGEVVAQGSGKEILEGDTLTRVLLGEPVHV; from the coding sequence ATGAACGGATCTACTCTCCAATTGGAAAAAATCTCGGTGTACTATGGGGGTGTGCGTGCGCTTCATGATGTCTCGCTTAAGGTGGATGAGGGGGAAACCGTGGCGCTTCTTGGACCAAACGGCGCGGGGAAATCCACGGTGCTCAAAGCTATGTTTGGCCTTGTGCAGATGTCCTCTGGCCGAATGCTCTGGCAGGGAAGCACCCTTCGGCCCATCCCACACGAGGTTGTGCACAAAGGGATTGCGTTCGTGCCGCAGGGACGGCGGGTTTTCGCCCACCTCTCGGTAGAGGAGAATTTGGATATTGGGGCATGGATTGTGACGGACAAAACGGAGCGCGAGCGGCGGAGCGAGGAGGTCATGCAGACGTTTCCGGCTCTTCGTGCAAAACGGCGTGCCGTGGCGGGGACGCTTTCTGGCGGGCAGCAGCAGATGCTGGCGATTGCGCGCGGTCTTATGACCGACCCCAAAATTCTGCTGCTCGATGAACCGTCACTGGGGCTTGCGCCAAAAATTGTGCGCGAGGTGTTTGCGGCCATCGGGAGCATTCATGAGCGGCACAAGACGGCAGTGGTCATTGTGGAGCACAACATTCCTTCTTTGCTGCCGATCGTGGACCGTGCCTACGTGCTTGATCGCGGAGAAGTGGTGGCGCAGGGAAGTGGGAAAGAAATTTTAGAGGGGGATACGCTTACGCGTGTTTTGCTTGGAGAGCCTGTGCATGTGTAG
- a CDS encoding acyl carrier protein, which yields MSKTPSHAEVVDTLRIILVETRGLEEHEVVEEATLFADLTLESIDFLEISWRIEERFGFPLDTDELGKLLNWSWASRAAQMGEEAETMGWMWQRYFPNVQLETLDGYEPRDDAKLRQSITSLLTFGWLVSWTKRHLLAKKLAQVW from the coding sequence GTGTCCAAGACTCCGTCACACGCAGAGGTTGTCGACACGCTCCGCATCATCTTGGTGGAGACGCGCGGTCTGGAGGAACACGAGGTTGTCGAGGAAGCCACTCTCTTCGCTGACCTCACCCTCGAATCCATCGACTTCCTCGAGATCTCGTGGCGCATCGAGGAAAGGTTCGGCTTCCCCCTCGACACGGATGAGCTTGGCAAGCTGCTCAACTGGTCGTGGGCATCGCGGGCAGCGCAGATGGGCGAGGAAGCAGAGACGATGGGATGGATGTGGCAACGCTATTTCCCGAACGTCCAACTCGAAACTCTCGATGGCTACGAGCCGCGTGACGATGCGAAGCTCCGCCAGAGCATCACCTCCCTCCTCACCTTCGGCTGGCTCGTGAGCTGGACGAAGCGGCACCTGCTCGCCAAGAAGCTCGCCCAAGTGTGGTAG
- the recG gene encoding ATP-dependent DNA helicase RecG, which produces MPTLYDKITTLRGLGPVAARALLQAGVKTVRDLLSYLPYRYEDFSQRKRVNALLAGDTVTVFVEVVSVRARPSFKSRVMVTEATVRDETGTLTVKWFNQPFLAKTFKPGMRLALAGTVDARKGLVLVNPRYERVGEEAPLHTGRIIPLYPRSSSLGEKRLRSALAQVIPLADRLEDPLPAQILDAEGLLPLGTAMRHIHFPERMKDVDAAVSRLKFDELFLHQLFFARVRAARQEGSAYQIPVDEVALRAFVSRLPFTLTAEQKRAAWEVIQDLSHEHPMNRLLEGDVGSGKTVVAAMAICSVLEAGKEAVYLAPTEILAEQQYKNLRRFLPDADVILLTRSRCLLRDEKVSRPRVAEIFHTRGPFVVVSTHAILEDAWDTPLLALVVVDEQHRFGVRDRHRLLARYDIAPHLLSMTATPIPRSLALTVHGDLDISLIKELPKGRRPVMTRLVTDRDEGVMMRKVREEIDVGHVVYVVCPLIDPSDKLGVASVAETASRLAAGSLRGVKIGQLHGRMKTEEKEEVMEAFRSGHTPVLVATSVVEVGMDVPSATIMVVEAAERFGLAQLHQLRGRVGRSDALSYCFLRTSGAQSAASKERLGAMVRCQNGFELAEMDLKFRGPGNLFGDAQSGLPDFQLATLADVSIMKSARDWATRLLAEDPELLVYPTLREHLNDALADIHLE; this is translated from the coding sequence ATGCCGACTCTCTACGACAAAATCACCACGCTTCGAGGTCTGGGGCCGGTGGCGGCGCGGGCACTTTTGCAGGCCGGTGTAAAAACCGTACGTGACCTTTTGTCCTATCTTCCGTATCGATACGAAGACTTCTCGCAGCGTAAACGTGTTAATGCTCTATTGGCAGGAGACACTGTGACGGTTTTTGTTGAGGTAGTATCTGTCAGGGCTCGACCGTCGTTTAAGAGCCGCGTCATGGTAACCGAAGCCACTGTTCGTGACGAGACAGGAACGCTTACGGTCAAATGGTTCAACCAGCCGTTTCTCGCAAAGACGTTCAAGCCCGGCATGCGGTTGGCGCTTGCTGGCACGGTGGATGCGCGCAAGGGACTGGTGCTTGTGAATCCGCGCTACGAGCGTGTGGGCGAAGAAGCGCCACTTCATACCGGACGCATCATTCCTCTCTATCCGCGCTCAAGCTCGCTTGGGGAGAAGCGTTTGCGTTCTGCTCTTGCGCAAGTCATACCTCTTGCAGATCGTCTGGAGGATCCTCTGCCTGCACAGATTCTGGATGCCGAAGGATTGCTCCCGCTTGGGACAGCCATGCGCCACATCCACTTTCCTGAACGCATGAAGGACGTGGATGCTGCTGTGTCGCGTCTCAAATTCGACGAACTGTTTTTGCACCAACTCTTTTTTGCACGCGTGCGTGCTGCACGACAGGAGGGGAGCGCGTATCAAATTCCCGTAGACGAAGTTGCTCTGCGCGCCTTTGTGTCGCGTCTGCCGTTTACTCTCACAGCGGAACAGAAACGTGCGGCGTGGGAAGTTATCCAGGATCTCTCGCATGAACACCCCATGAATCGTCTTTTGGAAGGAGATGTCGGTTCCGGCAAAACCGTTGTGGCGGCCATGGCGATATGCTCTGTGCTGGAAGCGGGAAAGGAGGCCGTGTATTTGGCGCCCACAGAGATCCTTGCGGAGCAGCAGTATAAGAATCTGCGCCGCTTTTTGCCTGACGCCGATGTGATACTTCTCACACGTTCTCGTTGCCTACTCCGTGACGAAAAGGTGAGTCGTCCACGCGTGGCGGAGATCTTTCATACTCGCGGGCCATTTGTCGTCGTCTCCACGCATGCGATTTTAGAGGATGCGTGGGATACCCCTCTGCTCGCGCTTGTCGTGGTGGACGAACAACATCGTTTCGGGGTGCGTGATCGCCACCGACTTCTTGCGCGCTACGATATCGCCCCCCACCTTCTTTCCATGACCGCCACGCCCATCCCGCGGTCGCTTGCCCTTACGGTGCATGGAGATTTGGACATCTCCCTTATAAAAGAACTTCCGAAAGGACGTCGTCCCGTGATGACACGGCTCGTGACTGACAGAGACGAAGGGGTGATGATGCGAAAAGTGCGTGAAGAGATCGATGTGGGTCATGTTGTGTACGTGGTCTGTCCGCTTATTGATCCCTCGGATAAGCTCGGTGTCGCCTCGGTGGCCGAGACGGCGAGTCGGCTCGCCGCGGGATCGCTTAGGGGCGTAAAAATCGGACAACTTCACGGAAGGATGAAGACGGAGGAGAAGGAGGAAGTGATGGAAGCATTTCGTTCAGGCCACACACCGGTGCTGGTGGCCACGTCGGTTGTTGAGGTTGGTATGGACGTGCCGAGTGCCACCATAATGGTGGTCGAGGCCGCCGAACGTTTTGGACTGGCGCAACTTCACCAATTGCGCGGACGTGTAGGTCGCAGCGATGCTTTATCGTATTGCTTTTTGCGCACGTCGGGGGCACAGAGTGCTGCCTCAAAAGAGCGGTTGGGCGCCATGGTGCGATGTCAAAACGGGTTTGAACTTGCCGAAATGGATTTGAAATTCCGCGGGCCCGGCAATTTATTTGGAGATGCACAGTCGGGACTGCCAGACTTTCAACTCGCCACGCTGGCAGATGTGTCGATTATGAAAAGCGCGCGTGATTGGGCCACGCGCCTGCTTGCCGAGGATCCAGAACTCTTGGTATACCCTACTCTACGCGAGCATCTTAACGATGCCCTCGCCGACATCCATCTCGAATAG
- the radA gene encoding DNA repair protein RadA, with the protein MFSCTKCDSQQPKWSGRCPTCQGWGTLVEEAGVSGKRALSHVAPAIFAPLTIEQGAAARQSSGMEEWDRVLGGGLVTGSAVLLFGEPGIGKSTLAAIVGNRMGTTEKPTLYASGEESAHQLATRLGRIDCGLSHFSFSSETDVEALCASINESRPRVVIVDSVQTLTSSAADLAEGGASLVRYATSLLVQTAKTTGACILLIGQVTKDGAAAGPKTLEHLVDVVLVLEGEAAMSSRILRASKNRFGSTDEVGVFDMQQGGLVEVANPSSYFLEERVAAAGSVITAALEGSRVFLVEVQALVSRLLMLCAILSRRAGLKLADKDVYVNVVGGLRLQEPAADLAVCLAIASALSDKPTAEKTVVFGEVGLSGEIRRVPGVDRRTKEAKRLGFDRAISPEHARILIDCLK; encoded by the coding sequence ATGTTCTCCTGCACCAAATGTGACAGCCAACAACCGAAATGGAGCGGGCGGTGTCCTACCTGCCAGGGGTGGGGCACGCTTGTAGAGGAGGCGGGGGTAAGCGGAAAGAGGGCGCTCTCACATGTAGCTCCGGCCATTTTCGCTCCTCTCACAATCGAGCAAGGAGCGGCGGCACGGCAATCTTCCGGCATGGAGGAGTGGGATCGCGTGCTGGGCGGCGGACTGGTCACGGGAAGTGCTGTATTGTTGTTCGGAGAGCCAGGAATCGGAAAATCTACGCTTGCCGCTATTGTGGGAAATCGCATGGGGACAACGGAGAAACCCACGCTCTACGCATCGGGAGAAGAGTCCGCTCACCAACTTGCCACACGGCTAGGTAGGATCGACTGCGGCCTGTCGCATTTTTCTTTTTCAAGCGAAACAGATGTCGAGGCACTCTGTGCAAGTATAAACGAAAGCCGACCGCGTGTTGTCATTGTAGACTCCGTCCAAACCCTCACGTCCTCAGCTGCCGATTTGGCCGAGGGTGGCGCCTCCCTCGTGCGTTACGCAACGAGTCTTCTTGTGCAGACCGCCAAAACTACCGGAGCATGCATCCTCCTCATCGGCCAAGTGACGAAAGACGGGGCAGCCGCAGGTCCCAAGACGCTGGAACATTTGGTTGATGTAGTTCTGGTTCTAGAAGGTGAAGCAGCCATGTCGTCACGCATCTTGCGCGCAAGCAAAAATCGCTTTGGGAGCACCGACGAAGTCGGCGTGTTTGACATGCAGCAGGGTGGACTTGTCGAGGTAGCAAATCCCTCAAGTTATTTTTTAGAGGAGCGCGTTGCAGCTGCGGGATCTGTCATCACGGCGGCACTTGAGGGGTCGCGTGTGTTTTTGGTGGAAGTACAAGCACTCGTCTCCCGGCTCCTTATGTTATGCGCCATTTTGTCGCGGCGGGCTGGACTCAAACTCGCCGACAAAGACGTATATGTAAACGTGGTGGGCGGCCTACGCCTGCAAGAGCCTGCGGCAGATTTGGCCGTATGTTTGGCGATTGCAAGCGCGCTTTCGGATAAGCCCACCGCCGAAAAGACGGTCGTGTTTGGTGAAGTAGGACTGTCGGGTGAGATCCGCCGTGTCCCCGGTGTCGATCGGCGTACAAAAGAGGCGAAACGCTTGGGATTCGACCGCGCCATATCTCCAGAGCATGCCCGAATCCTCATCGATTGCCTGAAGTGA
- a CDS encoding DsbA family protein, with the protein MQTHEERWSAILILSFLFVVVFLTFHLYLSSAKKEKNSPPAETSTTLSSPRVEIINPVLGPPGAIVTLVEFGDFACPACADTSALLESFVKEFEGRVRVVWKDFPNEDLHPSATDAAVAARCAQEQGAFWPYHDLLFTQRELLSATTYTALARTLKLNTDAFDRCVNAKATLPRVQKDFEEGLALSISATPTVFVGTERLVGTPDAETLRALIQQMLTSSL; encoded by the coding sequence ATGCAAACGCACGAGGAACGTTGGAGCGCTATCTTGATCTTGAGCTTCTTGTTCGTGGTGGTATTTCTTACGTTCCATTTGTATTTGTCATCTGCAAAAAAAGAAAAGAACTCCCCGCCAGCGGAAACGTCTACGACTCTTTCCTCCCCACGTGTCGAGATTATCAACCCTGTCTTGGGACCCCCGGGCGCCATTGTCACTCTGGTGGAGTTCGGCGACTTTGCCTGTCCCGCCTGCGCCGATACGTCTGCTCTCCTTGAATCCTTCGTGAAGGAATTCGAAGGCAGAGTACGCGTCGTGTGGAAGGATTTTCCAAACGAAGACCTCCATCCCTCTGCCACAGACGCAGCCGTTGCCGCCAGGTGCGCGCAAGAACAAGGAGCCTTTTGGCCTTACCATGACCTCCTCTTCACGCAACGCGAACTCTTAAGTGCCACCACGTACACAGCCCTCGCCCGTACGCTTAAACTCAACACAGACGCTTTTGACCGTTGCGTGAATGCGAAAGCAACCCTGCCGCGCGTGCAGAAAGACTTTGAGGAGGGGCTCGCCTTGTCCATCAGTGCAACACCAACCGTCTTTGTAGGCACAGAGCGACTCGTCGGCACCCCAGATGCCGAGACCCTGCGCGCATTAATCCAGCAAATGCTGACGTCTTCCCTATGA